The following proteins are encoded in a genomic region of Papaver somniferum cultivar HN1 unplaced genomic scaffold, ASM357369v1 unplaced-scaffold_10, whole genome shotgun sequence:
- the LOC113326550 gene encoding uncharacterized protein LOC113326550, with product MDVCTLFTYSNSKQEAKRRQSQNQIQRRGEENQKQETTEEKDDDDDEQEEEGRTATSEEAAVAEEETETATTTTTETDDEEDKWARFFHTELDSSGALVTNKEWFAVLEECVSSIKKMETEIRMCYSEFIDMDSREFVQMMVIDGLFIIELLLKVEFIQYAYDMGNIDPICRNPWLMAGVIQDMRLLENQLPMFVLECLYKIIAPPDELEDLPLKMLALHLFKNTLTLLPDEITLDLDHCG from the coding sequence ATGGACGTATGCACACTCTTTACTTACTCGAACAGCAAACAGGAAGCTAAAAGAAGACAAAGTCAAAATCAAATccaaagaagaggagaagaaaatcaaaaacaagaaacaacagaagaaaaagacgatgatgatgatgaacaagaagaagaaggaagaacagCAACATCTGAAgaagcagcagtagcagaagaagaaacagaaactgcaacaacaacgacaacggaaacagatgatgaagaagacaaaTGGGCAAGGTTTTTTCATACAGAGCTGGACTCATCAGGTGCACTAGTTACAAACAAAGAGTGGTTTGCTGTATTAGAAGAATGCGTTTCTTCTATTAAGAAGATGGAGACCGAAATTCGGATGTGCTATTCAGAATTCATAGACATGGATAGCCGGGAGTTCGTACAGATGATGGTAATTGATGGTTTGTTTATTATTGAGCTGCTATTAAAAGTTGAATTCATCCAATACGCTTATGACATGGGAAATATTGACCCTATATGTCGTAATCCGTGGCTTATGGCAGGGGTTATTCAAGATATGAGACTACTTGAAAACCAACTCCCGATGTTTGTTCTTGAATGTTTATACAAGATAATTGCTCCACCAGATGAGTTAGAGGATTTGCCTTTGAAAATGCTTGCTCTTCATTTGTTCAAGAATACGTTGACGCTTCTTCCAGATGAAATAACTCTTGATCTGGACCATTGTGGATGA